GCCGATCAGGCCGAACGAGAACAGCTGCCACAGCAACCCGTTCTCCCGCTCGGCCAGCACCGCCTGCGGGTGCGCGGCGCGCGGTTCCGGGCGCCGCGGCAACCCCGGCACCGTCGCCGCGCCGGTCACCTTCGCCCGCGCCACCCGCAGCAGCCCCGCGAGGTCGTCGGTGGCGGTCTTGGCGACGTTGACGCGGGTGTCGACGTCCTCGACCCAGTCCACCGGAACCTCGTGCACCCGCAGGCCGTTGTGCTCGGCCAGCAGCAGCAGCTCGGTGTCGAAGAACCACGCGTCGTCGTGCACGTGCCGCAGCAGCGGCTTCACCACGTCGGTGCGGGCCGCCTTGAAACCGCACTGCGCGTCGGAGAACCGCGCGCCGTGCGTCCAGCGGACGACCTTGTTGTAGCCGCGCGAGATCAGCTCCCGCTTGGCACCCCGGACCGTGCGCGAACCCGGCGCCAGCCGAGAACCGATCGCCAGGTCCGAATGCCCGTTGACCAGCGGCGCGACCAGCGGCAGCAGCGCGTCCAGCCCCGTCGAGAGGTCCACGTCCATGTAGACCACGACATCGGCGTCGCTGTAGCCCCACGCGGTGCGCAGCGCCAGGCCGCGGCCCTTGCGGTCCAGGTGCAGCACCCGCACGTTCGGCATCGCCTCGGACATCTCGTTCGCGACCCGCAGCGTGGCGTCGGTGCTGGCGTTGTCCACGACCGTGATCGACCAGTCGAACGGGAAATCGTGCTCCAGGTGCTCCCGCAGCACCTGCAGGCAACCGGGCAGCGACCGCTCCTCGTTGTGGACCGGGATCACCAGATCGACCGTCGCCGTCTCACGCGCCGTCGCCTCCCGGTGCGCGACCTCGACACTTCCTTGCGGCATCACGTTCTCCCTTTCCGCGTTCTCCCGCTCCTGACGTCACGGCCGGCAGCGGCGGCGACCCGGGTTCCATGGAGCACCGCCGGGTTTTCAAGCGGCTAGGCGCGAGGTGGGAGTTCGCTGGGAATCACGGCCGCCGGGGCACGGGAACCCCGCCGACGGCGCCGAGCGCTCGTGCGCTCCGTCGTCGTACCGGTGGCGAACCCGCCGAGCGGTGACCGTCCCGAGCGCAACGGCGAACGACGGGTGCTCAGCGGCTTCCGCGCGGGAGGGCGACGTCGCCGCACGGCGGCACCTCGATCAAGCGACGACGGAAACCGCCGCGCGGGCATGCCGGGGACCTCGCAGCGGACGTCCAGCCGATTCCCAGGTTCGCCGTCCACCGTCGGGGCCGACGGCGAGCAGAGGAGAAACGCGGTGCGCAAGCTCGAACGGTCCCGGGCGGCCCGGCTGGTGCTGGGCGGCAGCACCGATCCGCCGTGGGCGCGACCGGCGCTGATCGGGGTGCTCGCGGTGGCGGCGGTGCTCGACACCTGGGCGTTGTCGATCAACGAGTGGGCGAACACGTACTACTCGGCCACCGTGCTCGGCATGACGCGCAGCTGGGAGGCGTTCTTCTACGGCTCGCTGGACGCGGCCTCGTTCATCACCGTCGACAAGCCGCCGCTGGCGCTGTGGGCGCAGGCGCTCTCCGCGCGGGCGTTCGGCTTCAACTCCTGGAGCCTGCTGGTCCCGCAGGCCGTGTTCGCGGTGCTGACGGTGC
This window of the Saccharopolyspora gloriosae genome carries:
- a CDS encoding bifunctional glycosyltransferase family 2/GtrA family protein — its product is MPQGSVEVAHREATARETATVDLVIPVHNEERSLPGCLQVLREHLEHDFPFDWSITVVDNASTDATLRVANEMSEAMPNVRVLHLDRKGRGLALRTAWGYSDADVVVYMDVDLSTGLDALLPLVAPLVNGHSDLAIGSRLAPGSRTVRGAKRELISRGYNKVVRWTHGARFSDAQCGFKAARTDVVKPLLRHVHDDAWFFDTELLLLAEHNGLRVHEVPVDWVEDVDTRVNVAKTATDDLAGLLRVARAKVTGAATVPGLPRRPEPRAAHPQAVLAERENGLLWQLFSFGLIGILSTVVTSVLYALLRSWWPPLLANLVALTVTTLWNTEANRRFTFVGRSAASGRVHVQGLVVFALYYVVTSGALLALDAAVPDASRWLEVLVLVASSVVGTALRFVLLRSWVFRSASAPSTSAKESA